A window of Xenopus laevis strain J_2021 chromosome 1L, Xenopus_laevis_v10.1, whole genome shotgun sequence genomic DNA:
acacatttttgcactttattttgttACTTAATTGAGATTTAGGGACCTTCTTGATACCTCATCAATGTTGATGGCATATTTAAGTCAATTTGGGGGTGCCTGTTTTAATTACTTTGCAcctctttattttcatttgtattttgcagctGCCTGTGCTAAACCATCAGGACAGAATGATGATAGTTTATGTACTGCATCCATAGCATACAGTCTGTCATCATGTTGATTATTCAAATGTTTGTAGTGTACCTGACAAAGGAACAATTGGGACTCACCCTAGATAACAGAAACACATACACAGGTCTCCTGCTGTTTGATGGGTTAATACCTGTATGCTATTGCCAACATCAATGCAGTTATTTTCCTTTATCACATATTCTCTGCCAAAGGTGAGTCTTCCCATATAAAAAGAATTATTGGATGAATGctaaaataatctgtttttcataaaaattttgtAGCCAAGAAATCTCTGTTAAGTGGATAATGTGCAAACACAAATATTTGTTTATAAGGTCTGCTTTAATAAGAGAACCCTGCtcttctgaactctgccaaatcCTCCTCAACGGATCCAGCCGATACCAAACCAAATACAAACCATTATGcagaaagaaattgccagcaCTTAGGTAGTGATGCATGCACAAACCAGTGCgcgcattttttgtattttgtgggGTTCTGACAAGTTCAACCACgctcttggattcagctgaatcctgctcaaaaaggcttggatttggctgaatcccaaatagaaTCCTGGATGCAGGGCATCCCCAGCTTTAGTATGTTGTTAAATACTTTAATGACTAGAATTTAAATAAGTGTACTTAAAAATTAACTTAGTtggaattgtgtgtttttttcttaatatgaCAGAAATTGCTATGAAAAGATACTTTGTACCTGTGTACatgaataaatgcataaaaaggACTAGATAGTAATATGTATTAATTTTAGCATTTAGCTGCTAGATATAGTGACATTATACTAACTATGTGTAaatgccaaaataaaataaaaaaactagttAATGTTTATGCCATTCTCATCTAATTCGTGTATATATAGATTAAAAGAAACCTGCATAGTGCTTGCTTCCTAGTTAGAAAGTATTGTCTGGCGTATTTACTCAGCAGGAAACATACAATAACAGAGAAAGAAATGCCTGCATTTATAACCAGGGTAGTGAATAAATAAAAGATCCCAATACTCTGCCCTACTATAATACTGTAATCAAGTTGAAGTTATATGTTGCCCTACTgcctatttaatttttaaagggaattctgtaaaactgttaggggcacatttacctagggtcgaatatcgagggttaattcctacgatcgaaggattttcgtacgattaaatccttcgaatcgaacgatttgaaggattttaatccatcgatcgaaggatattccttcgatcaggaaattgttaggaagcctatggggaccttccccataggctaacattggcctcggtaagttttaggtggggaactagggtgttgaagaattttttaaagagacagtacttcgactattggccattcgaaatttgaactttttttcctctattccttcactcgaactaagtaaatgggccccttagtgtgaggGCTGTACCAGCTCAATGTCTTATCCGATCAGTACTCTCACATTGTAGTCAATGTAAGGATTCACTACTCACATGTGCataacatataaacaaataattttcaCAGCATCCAGTAATAAATTATGGGTTACAGACACTTGCTGAATTGGTGTTAAAGTGCATTCACTGTTTGGGTGACCTATTGTGAtcatagattttttaataaagagacatttgtgctttttataaatgTGAGCATAGTTGAGATTGAAAGAAACCCTCTAAAGCtacacacattttgataaataacaccctaagttTACTTTTTGGTTTTTATCTGTATGATCACAATTTCTCAAGCATATATATTACATTGAAACCGAATAAGGCAGCAATTACCTCTGACTCACAATGTTCTCATCCCTCTTTCAGGCAGGAGAATGTACAATGTCCTGATTTGAAAACTGGATTTTTAGCTCTGCATAATGTATTCATCTTCGGCGTCCCATACTGCAAAATTGCCCAGATTATATATGTTGGGGATTTTCCAGTATCTTCATCCTTCATAATTGGAATTGGAATTTTAATTTACAGATACTACCAGGTATAAGAAAAAGGCACATCtacaaatgtaatgcatctataaatatatataaatataagaattaaaggaatagttcacctttaagttaactttactatgttatagaatcacTGACCCCAGTAGCCATAAATATATTGCTCTGTGACACAACcgttttattactttctatttaggTACTCTCCTGTTAGTTTTCAGTTTCTCATTAAATCCAGTGCCTGGACCCAAGCAACTAGATGAAATCCAAGagccacaaaaaaatgaataataaaaaatgttaattgtctcagaataacactcccTACATTATACCAGTAGTAAAtgaaaaggtaaacaacccctttaaagtggacctgtcacccagacacaaaaacctgtataataaaagtccttttcaaattaaatatgaaatccaatttttattttttattaaagcatttatagctgttgtaagctcagtgaaacatctcagctgtcaatcaaatattgtctgccccgcctctatgccttaggcatagaggcgggcagacaattactttcactttccattcagcacttcctagatgtcactgcactccccacattctcccgttctcttctccatttaattgtgtagccagtgcatggggatggacatcaggtcccccattctggtgcacaaacaatattctgagctgatgcaaggcttgctttacaaacagtgtccacaaaatggctcctgcctgcttgctataattatgaattcccagactgaaggaagcaagattcaaataatttatacagtgtaagtaaagttcattttgcttgactagtgTGAtataataggattttgaataatttttgtgggtgacggatcccctttaatGAGTTAAAAACATAATGCCTTGCATAAACAAGCAAGAAATGTATGCAATatataaatgctaaaatgaaTATTCTTAATCCTACTCCCACAATCCTACTTAATCATGGGTCCCACAGCTAATTTAATTGAGCGCCCCtaaaacattggtaaattgacccgttctaccaagatatattgaaattgctcattattaagggccttacTGAGCCCTCTACACTACTAGTTGTGCCCCTGCCTACACTTTTCTTATATATCTTATACTTagcaatatttcctttttcaaaacctattttttttggGGTGCTACATAATAATGTAATACACTGTTGGTAACCTACATGCTAGAACCTCATAAAGCATCACAGCCAGGACTGCCattagaaatcgcagggccccatacgacaaaatttcctgggccccctgggctgcacccaccgcaagccccacctacaggtccgccccccaccacgcagtaaaaaaacaaaaaaatattggtggctagggttcccacacgttaataaaaaataaaaagatattggtggtcagggccccccatagaaaaacatttgtggccagggtccccccattaaaaaatattggtggctaggaccccacatgagaaaaaaaaattggtggccaaagttagtggccaggccccccccccacattatgagaaaattggtggccagggccccttaaatgtccatgaaTTCCTGAAGTCAGTCagaagtgtggcgtggccgggccccccttaccctcggggccccctacaactctcccccctgtccccccctgatggctgccctgatcacAGCTAATTATAATAGTACAATAACAGAGTATTCACCACAACCATAACCAGGACAGTACCAGTGTCGAACTGGTGTGTCCGAGGCCCACCGTGGCTGCTACCTCAGGGCCACAACCCCATTCCCGAACTCTTCCAGTGGCCGTCAGACTCCATTAAATGCACTACAACCCCCACATTGTGTCCATTGCTTGCAAATGCTTGCAGGCCCAGTACAGTACTGACAATGACAGGAGATGCCATAGGCAGggacagattcaatttgatgagagcACTTATTCCACCAGATTTTCCCTAaacttcaatggagtttttatgttaagaaaaaaaatatatgtaaatactgtatgtatatatttaaaaaaatatagaatatatatatatatatgtgattttgTTCACCTTAAAGAAGATCGTGAATAATACCTGTCTATATACAGATCGCAATTAAAAGGATTGTTATTATAATTCAAGTGTcactccatcttttttttttatatttgacaaATCCAATGTTTGTCTTTTTTGCCCAAGGTCTTTGGGGGAGGCTATGAATATACGTGGTCTCTGCCTCCACATCAGTGGAGCTTTAATTAGACCTGATACAAaatggctgaatgcagaaaacacTCTGCAACAGAAACGTACTGTGTACATCAAAGCAAAAAATTGTACAAGTACATGTCCAGGATAGAAATGAATGTAACTCAACTCAGCtcaaagaaacatatttttttttattattattagtcctTTGACTGAGTGACTAAAACACCTGTTTATGGTTAATCCACCCAGTATCCACATGATATTATGTTTTCAATTAGAGCAAACCCAAACAGGTTAATTAATCCCAATTGAATATCTCAAATTCTCACACCTAAATAGTACCTTTGACAATTATCTATTTACATATTtcccaattatatatatatatatatatgtaactatgATTATTATAACTACTACTTGTACTGAAGAAGCAAAATGTGTTGCTCTAGTGAGACAAATCCATGTAATATAAAAGCAGAAATATGGACTGTATAGCACTTATAAATATAAGGTAAGAGATACACCAGTGCTGTGTAATGGTTACAGGACCTTGTTCTTGAACATTATAATGATTGAAAGTATGCAGTCCCTGATAACACTGCTGTATGTGCCTGCTGACTATAACAAAATATACCTTGTACATAAATTATAGAAgttaacaaaatatattaatttccTCAAAGCTATTGTTTATCTTTACAAACTTGACATCAGACCAAGTATGAGTAACAAGGAAAAACAATTGAGCTATGGACATTCCTAGTTGTACTGGAActgaaaattgaagagaaatatttatATGGGGGCAATATAACATTTCCAGATAGCTTAGACTTCTGCATTTACTTATAACCCAGAATGGCTgctgaaacattttataatgcaaatattttagtattaaaatagaaaattattgtaATTCTCTTTAAACATGTGgcaaatatatgttatatagtaGTATATAGAGTAGCTATGATAACGTTGTGTGTTCATATTTATTGGCCCTAACTTATTAATGAATTTGAAACTGGGAATGAGTTCAGGTATTTTGTGACCAGCTGCTAGTATTTAATACTTCATATTGTATCACAAAACGTTAATGGTTAGTAATGGGTAATGTGGAGAAATGCCTGTTTTTACAAGTTATAAATCCACATGCTATGGTTGACAGCAGTTAATAGTTGCAGAGTTGGGTTTGGACAAAGTAATTTAATATCAGATCTAGTATTACCTGGTTGCACAGACACACAACTTGTCCTTCAGTGTGTTGGGTACTTTGTGAACATTTTGACGATCAACATCATTTATTGGCCAAAAACAGCAAATTTGGTGGACCAAAGAGTCCCTTCTTAGGGTGCATGGCTAACCTTCAACAGGATTCAACAGCACTTCAGAGTACAACAGTTATCTGATCATTAAACCCAGAGGTTATCCATAACTGAAACCTGGCTATACACATATCTGGAACATATGCACAATATCAAAATGGCATGAATGAAAAACAGCTTCAGCCCACATTCCTATATAATTGTCtcttatttttttggaaaaagctgCTTTTGCTGATAACAACGTCTGTCCCAGATTTGTCTCAGAGAAATATGGTgtacttttcagctttcaaaaagcTTTTCCAGGTGCAAAAGTGCTCATGGGCCTTAGTCTAAAATAATTATTCTTAGCCTGTTCTTATTTTTCCCTTAGATCTATACAGCACCTTATCATTAAGCATTGTCAGCatctttttttctgagttttgttCTTGATGCCAGTTTCTGAAAGCATACATCCAGGGGTCATTTTGGTTCCCACGCTGCCCTGAGGCGTCCATTCTGATGACAACCCTCTTTTAATTAGTACTGGTATAACAAAAAAAACGTGCCATAAAGCATTGACTGCTCAGTAGTAACCAATCTAAATCAAACTGTTTAACAACTATTTTGCTTTGCAGACAAACACTGGACAAAATGCCATTTCCGAATGAAAACCAGACTGTGTTGAGGAGTTTCTACATTTTGGGATTTAAAAACATGGAAGAAAAGAGAATTTTATTGTTTATGCTACTACTGAGTATTTATTTGCTGACGTTATCTGGCAATATGCTCATAATTATTATAACCAAGTCCGACACCATCCTAGAAAACCCAATGTTCTGTCTTCTGGGAAACTTATCAATGCTGGACATTTGTTATATTTCAGCCACTGTACCACATATGTTGGTTATTTTGGCGTCACGGCAAAACAGAATTTCATTTGATGGCTGTTTAGCACAACTTTTTTCTGTCATTTTCCTGGAGAGTGTTGAATGTTTTTTACTGGCCATCATGGCATATGACCGCTATGCAGCTATTTGCAAACCCTTGCACTACATTCTCATCATGAGCAGAGAATTCTGCTACAGTTTACTTTCCTGGGCAATAATTGCGAGTATTCTGCACTCACTACTTCATACATTACTCATTGTGCGTTTACCATTCTGTGATGATGAAATTAACCATTTGTTTTGTGATATCCCACCTCTTCTGAAACTCTCATGTACTGATACCTCTCTAAATGAGATGGTATTGTTTGCAGTCAGTGGGGTATTTGTGGGACTTGGTCCActtctctttatttttctctCATATATCTATATTGTTTGTACAGTTTGTAAAATGGCATCTGAATCAGGAAGAAAGAAGACGTTCTCCACCTGTGCGTCTCATCTTATCATAGTGTCTGTATTCTATGGAACTGGAAGTTTTACCTACATTAGACCAAAGACCAGCTACTCCCTGGAAAGGGACAAATTGCTCTCATTATTCTATAATATAGTCACGCCTCTGGCAAATCCCATAGTGTATAGCCTACGGAATACTGAATTACGGACAGCTCTCAGAAAGTTATTTAGAAGACGGATATGCCAGAGTTAGCCCTAGGTTATACAAAATATTCCCTGCAGAACATGGAATGCCTGTTTTTTCTAGCAGCATTCTTTCAGTACTTCAAAAAGTAAATACATGTTGCAAGCTATCTGAGGCAGGAGTGTATATAACAAggtatttttatcattattatagtATCTTTAGtttttatatagttatagttattaTATTTCATACAGTGCTATACAGATCATTCACATCTTTTCCTTTCCCAatgcagcttacaatctaaggccacCCATACTGTgtcagccaaaaactattgctctgtgaggcaacAATcactattgttacttttatttactTATCATTCTATCAAACCATCTCGTATTCATACTTTAGTTTCACATTCAAccccctgcctggttgctagggcaatttggaccctagcaaccagatatctgctcaaattccaaactggagagctactgaacaaaagtCTAAATAATCCAagtgaacaccaattgcaaactgtctaagaatatcaatctctatatcatactaaatgttaattgtaCAACAAACAACCCTTTAACCCATACCATTAATCCTAATCATTCTTTAACGGttgtcttttttaaaaaccctCTGAATTGTTATATGACTTGTTATTTTTAGCTATGTATACAAacagtatggggccgattcactaagggtcgaatttcgaagttaaaaatacttcgaaattcgaccctcgaattgaaatccttcgacttcgaatatcgaagtcgaaggatttagagctaatcctgcgatcgatcgatcgaaggatttttcgttcgatcgaacgattaaatccttcgaatcgaacgattcgaaggattttaatccaacgatcgaaggaaaatccttcgatcaaaaaaaggttagcaagcctatggggaccttccccataggctaacattgacttcggtaggttttatctgccgaagtagggggtcgaagttttttttaaagggaaagtacttcgactatcgaatgatcgaatagtcgaacgatttttcgttcgaatcgttcgaatcgaagtcgaaggtcgtagtcgaaggtcgaagtagcccattcgatggtcgaagtacccaaaaaatacttcgaaattcgaagtatttttcattcgaatccttcactcgagctgagtgaatcggcccctatatgtctgAAGTAATAATCTATTAAGAAGTATAATTGTTAGTAGGCTGGTGAACCTCATTTTTAACAtgtgtaaataaatgtgtatgtatttagttgtggtattgttttattatctattattttcATTGATATAATTGTCCTGACAGTGTAGGATAATTATCCTACAATGATTATCTAGTGTAGGTTGATTCCTCAGCACTTACTTCCTATGAAAACTATTTCTAACATACGTAACTATGAACCATGGACATGCAAACACATACAGGTTGGTATGATCATAAGTCATTGGTATGAAAAGCAAAGCATCCACAGCAAACTCACATGGGTAAAGCATACAAAGCCTCATTATGAAGTTTTGTACAGTGCACTTGGCGCTATACCCCACATTCAGCACCCATGTCTCGGTGTTCCAGAGTAGAACAGAATGTTGTGCACTTCCTCCATGAAAACGGCATTGTATGCACACCGCAGCACTGTATTGATGAGAGCATGTCAACATCTTcccaagctggccatagacgtgtagaTTTATCTTCATATCAGACAAACGATCTATCGATGCCATCTGCCGACCTGCTACAAActattcaaattaaataaagtagtaaaagaacagatcagacaatgttctgcccctgacagcaatcataccaAAGTTATGTCCAAAAAAAGCtggtgacaatctcccactgatatcgtcagatcagcaatacatgcagagatattatcggtagccgacagaaattttctaacctgtccgatcaactgaacgaccgatcggcatCTCAAAAAAAGCtggtgacaatctcccactgatatcgtcagatcagcaatacatgcagagatattatcggtagccgacagaaattttctaacctgtccgatcaactaaacGACCAATCGGCATCtcaaaaaaatgtcgggacactccacatggcccgaaaatcgtacgaaatggAGTAtcatacaatcagatctttgcgtctatggccggcTTTAGGCATCAATCAGACATACAAACTAAGCAGGGCACTGTACTAACCACCTGCCAACAGCCACAACACTGTGCTTTGATTATTGTAGACAGAGCTACTGAGAATAGTCAAAAGAAAACCGCTAATATCCACCAATATCTTCATAAcgctattttttaaaaagtagcaaaacagcAAAGATGCTCATCAGAGAACTCTgagaaagtttttctttccaaatgTCATAAATGTTATCAACAATGAAGGACGTGAATCATTAACATACCTCCCCGATGACCCAAACTTCAAACCCAAGAATCACAGGGTTTAATGTGTATGTTTTAAGACAGGTTATGGTTGTGTCAGGTTGTAACAACACTGTTATAAACAGTGCTTgaattgaaatgaaaaaagtggagggatgctctgTGTGGTGAGAGTGCTAAAACAAGCAcctcccacaaccataagccacacccattgttataataagcctAACGCACCAATACTTTCTGGTCTCACCCACTTTAAAGCTAAACCATTTTGATATTCCCTTCTAAAGCACAGTTTAATGCcaagtatgcatagatttacatAAGTGACctgtagagaccccaaaatgaaaattgtgcatgTGACTTTTCTTGGTTGTCAATCCAGCTTCTTCAAACACATGTCTTTGCCTGTGTATTGTGTCATAtcaaccccatcatattctatattacccaagattatttaatatatagcattctctcactattccttaaaCTGTTGCTGTTTAATACCTTAGTTTACTCTTTTTGTTTcccgttttcttcttctcttcttttatCTCTTTTAAATTTGTCTCCCAGCAGTCATTTCTCTCCTTTTAActtctatatatttaactatatcaTATTTTACCACTGCAttgtatttgcatgcagaagtggagaTGAGCAAAAGACAGTTCCGGAATTCCAAACTCTTGCATCCCCTCTGAGGGGGGAAAGGATGGCATCCCTGTGCATCCCTCCAAATTCCAGCACTGGTTATAAAAGTCACTttattggcagttaataaaacctaaaggaaaagtaacacagatattttaaattaaaaatattccagaaaaacacttttattagtgtacacagcataaaaaaattatatatggattttaaataaatatcattaCTATAGTCTGCAGATCTCACCCAATTCTTGTGCCATCCTTCTGGGCAGCTAGCTCCCACCCTCCCTCTCTCCCATTACTGGTTTTGCCAGTGTGCTTCACTCACAGGAATCCAAAGAGAGCAGGAGATAAGAAATCCACATTGCCTTTTTTCACTGTGCCTTATACATAACTAGTAATGTTATTATATTAGATACATATGTTAATGAAAGTGTTTAGAAGGAATATTTTTATTGTGAAATATTGGtgtaaatgttcctttaagtagctttgaaatggaaaaaaattaaataattgaaatatatataacaaaagtgcttagaaaatcaCCCAGagcaatttaacaaaaaaaacctaatttgttTGTTCATCCAAAGCATACTTCTtaatatttgaaaattggaaagagggaCTAAAAATTCTGTTGCATGTAGTGCTGTGGAATTTTTTTGATAatgcccattttgtggtcacaccccctaaatagCATGTCCATTTTACCAAATTTTTCAtgttatgaacacatttctgagggtTGTAGGGcgatgttttatgtgttattacagttttgccaattttctggtgtcagtgtgagagatcaaagagaaactcgggacatttcagtaaaaactgagctgtcaaaattaggACTATCCTGCTAAAAACGGCACAGTTGGGAAGCATGCCAAAGTCTTGTTCCCTTCCAGCAGTACTTAGAAAATGCAAATAAGagttctccccgaatctccccctaactggactTCATGTTGGGCCCCTCAGTGAGTGCTGAAGTGGGGGCTATGTCTACAGGCTGGTTAAACACTGCTCGAAAGCTGGCTGTACCAATAAAATTgtaagaaacaatgtttcttctGCATTCCTTCCATGCCAGTATACATTCCAGGAGATAGGACCTATAACAGAGCTACGTGTATGATGGCCTGATGATCCTGACTGACATTCAGGTACTattggggttgccacctgactgAATTTTACCTTTCctgtaaaaatcaaaataatttttagtagggaACAATGATAAATACATATAGAAAGGTCTGTATTCTTTCTAGAAAAAGTctatgtactatggatattggtcaggATATATAATAGGCAAGTTTAAAAATGCAATCTATTGATGCACTATATTTGTTGGTGTTTGGGGCAAATGAGGAAATAATTATTACCTGATTTTATGACCATTAGGCCTAAAGGAATAGTACAATGGCAACTTACATTTGGCCTGCAGGCCAATTGGTTGGCTAGAATATGGGGTCGGCTACCTTAGGGTAATGGCACGTAGGCCGTTTTGTTTGCTTAAcgaaaatatttttcatatggGCAATAAAAAATCATTATCATATTAAAAGCCACTTATAATATTGCATTGTCTGTAAGATACATATgttaatgaaagtgtttaaaattagtatttttgttttgaaatattggtgttacttttcctttaaatagatctgaaatggaaaaaatgtaataatgaatgtatactacaaaagtgcttagaaaatcaACCAGAGCAATTTAACAGAAAATACCTATTTTGCTTGTTCACTCAAAGCATACCTCTTaacatttaaaaattggaaaGAGATACAAAAAATTCTGTTGCACGTAGtacagcaaaaaaattttgacactgCCCATACCCCCTAAATACCATTTCCAAATGGGCAAACTAATTGCCTCATGCTTGCCATTCGATTCTCAGAAGAAGACATTTTTACACAGCAATATCCATCTGTAATAGAAGAATAGGCTTtcacaaataggggcaaggggCTAGGGCAATTCACCTCCCCACCCAGGAAATTTGGCCTTGTAAGGCAGGAGTGCATGCAA
This region includes:
- the LOC121400928 gene encoding olfactory receptor 5V1-like — protein: MPFPNENQTVLRSFYILGFKNMEEKRILLFMLLLSIYLLTLSGNMLIIIITKSDTILENPMFCLLGNLSMLDICYISATVPHMLVILASRQNRISFDGCLAQLFSVIFLESVECFLLAIMAYDRYAAICKPLHYILIMSREFCYSLLSWAIIASILHSLLHTLLIVRLPFCDDEINHLFCDIPPLLKLSCTDTSLNEMVLFAVSGVFVGLGPLLFIFLSYIYIVCTVCKMASESGRKKTFSTCASHLIIVSVFYGTGSFTYIRPKTSYSLERDKLLSLFYNIVTPLANPIVYSLRNTELRTALRKLFRRRICQS